Proteins encoded by one window of Kribbella italica:
- a CDS encoding ABC transporter ATP-binding protein: protein MTVTEPAPSAPSTGRPVLEASGVTMRFGGLLAVNDVNLTVREGEIVGLIGPNGAGKTTFFNCLTGLYKPTSGQVRFEGTPLPPKPRAVVKAGMARTFQNIRLFANMTALENVMVGRYCRTSAGALTSVLHGPKYRREEAATRARAQELLEFVGLGRSTEHLARNMPYGDQRRLEIARALATDPKLILLDEPTAGMNPQETKQASDLIFKIRDSGLSVVVIEHDMRFIFNLCDRVLCLVRGETLIEGLPGEVQSDPRVIEAYIGTGEDDDEDESSDGRPQDGPEEGR, encoded by the coding sequence ATGACCGTCACGGAACCGGCGCCGAGTGCGCCGAGCACCGGCCGGCCGGTGCTGGAGGCCTCCGGGGTCACCATGCGGTTCGGTGGTCTGCTGGCCGTCAACGACGTCAACCTGACCGTCCGCGAGGGCGAGATCGTCGGGCTGATCGGCCCGAACGGCGCCGGCAAGACGACGTTCTTCAACTGCCTGACCGGGCTGTACAAGCCGACCAGCGGTCAGGTCCGGTTCGAGGGCACGCCGTTGCCGCCCAAGCCGCGGGCCGTGGTCAAGGCGGGGATGGCGCGGACGTTCCAGAACATCCGCCTGTTCGCCAACATGACCGCGCTGGAGAACGTCATGGTGGGCCGGTACTGCCGGACGTCGGCCGGTGCGCTGACGTCGGTGCTGCACGGCCCGAAGTACCGTCGCGAGGAGGCGGCCACCCGGGCGCGGGCCCAGGAGCTGCTCGAGTTCGTCGGGCTCGGCAGGTCGACCGAGCACCTCGCGCGGAACATGCCGTACGGCGACCAGCGGCGGCTCGAGATCGCCCGCGCGCTGGCCACCGACCCGAAGCTCATCCTGCTGGACGAGCCGACGGCCGGTATGAACCCGCAGGAGACCAAGCAGGCCAGCGACCTGATCTTCAAGATCCGGGACTCGGGCCTGTCGGTGGTCGTGATCGAGCACGACATGCGGTTCATCTTCAACCTGTGCGACCGGGTGCTGTGCCTGGTCCGCGGTGAGACGCTGATCGAGGGCCTGCCGGGTGAGGTGCAGTCGGACCCGCGGGTGATCGAGGCCTACATCGGCACCGGCGAGGACGACGACGAGGACGAGTCGAGCGACGGACGGCCGCAGGACGGTCCGGAGGAGGGGCGATGA
- a CDS encoding NUDIX hydrolase, with amino-acid sequence MTTPKFILALREKIGHDLLWMPGITAVVLDDTDRLLLVRRADNGRWSLPAGILEPGEQPAEAIVREIHEETAVTTVVDRLVRVESLPPSAYPNGDQVQYLDLCFRCHPTAGEARVNDDESLEVAWFPLTDHPELHPREELCIADAVKNNPAPVFATS; translated from the coding sequence ATGACGACGCCGAAGTTCATCCTCGCCCTGCGCGAGAAGATCGGTCACGATCTGTTGTGGATGCCCGGAATCACCGCGGTCGTCCTCGACGACACCGACCGCCTTCTTCTCGTACGCCGCGCCGACAACGGCCGCTGGAGCCTCCCCGCCGGCATCCTCGAACCCGGCGAACAACCCGCCGAGGCGATCGTCCGCGAGATCCACGAGGAAACCGCCGTGACGACGGTCGTCGACCGCCTGGTCCGCGTCGAGTCCCTGCCCCCGTCCGCCTACCCCAACGGCGACCAGGTCCAGTACCTCGACCTCTGCTTCCGCTGCCACCCCACGGCAGGCGAAGCCCGCGTCAACGACGACGAGTCCCTCGAGGTCGCCTGGTTCCCGCTGACCGACCACCCGGAGCTCCACCCCCGCGAAGAGCTCTGCATCGCCGACGCTGTGAAGAACAACCCGGCCCCGGTCTTCGCCACCAGCTGA
- a CDS encoding branched-chain amino acid ABC transporter permease: MTQVDTTTGTTEPAAAPSKAAWPLGLAGVVLVIAGSFLSWSYDGSILGDLSINFYPGGLQILAIIAALLALVLLLAERGPLSRLNVWLDTTLGLRALGLTMTLYMLLVLIAITVESDGLINVNPGGWISFVGAVALLVSSRMLPLRTLHDMGKAKLPGWSEILAIAVLMASVLFVSAYALGLDDAWGFVLCLVFIAAVVAALFRTGSMTWVGHAAQRHKKVLTLSSFVVAFLFPFTQNGSDANMSIATQVLVFAATAMGLNIVVGLAGLLDLGYIAFLGSGAYVAAMLSNSAFATIGWTPPFLVVVLVGACVAATFGLIIGSPTLRVSGDYLAIVTLGFGEIFRLAMANLDGNNGPNLTNGPNGIPGIPDLQVGGFNFGDEHNIAGIDLGRFSNYYFLLLVLIGGIILVFARLNNSRIGRGWVAIREDEKAAEAMGVNVFGLKLLAFAVGAFLAGLAGTIKAHQDGAVSPDQYVFLESAFLLAAIVLGGMGTIAGVLLGATILKLLPEKLRFFSEYRLLLFGLLLVLMMRFRPEGLVASRRRQLEFHEEDEELAVAVEQELVEEAK; this comes from the coding sequence ATGACGCAGGTCGACACGACAACCGGTACGACGGAACCGGCGGCGGCGCCGTCGAAGGCCGCCTGGCCGCTCGGTCTCGCGGGTGTGGTCCTGGTGATCGCCGGCTCCTTCCTGTCCTGGAGCTACGACGGTTCGATCCTGGGCGACCTGTCGATCAACTTCTACCCCGGCGGGCTGCAGATCCTGGCGATCATCGCCGCCCTGCTCGCGCTGGTGCTGCTGCTGGCCGAGCGCGGTCCGCTCAGCCGGCTGAACGTCTGGCTCGACACGACCCTGGGCCTGCGGGCGCTGGGCCTCACGATGACGCTCTACATGCTGCTGGTGCTGATCGCGATCACCGTCGAGTCCGACGGCCTGATCAACGTCAACCCCGGCGGCTGGATCTCCTTCGTCGGTGCGGTCGCGCTCCTGGTCTCGTCCCGGATGCTGCCGCTGCGGACGCTGCACGACATGGGCAAGGCGAAGCTCCCGGGCTGGTCGGAGATCCTCGCGATCGCCGTCCTGATGGCGTCGGTGCTGTTCGTCTCGGCGTACGCGCTGGGTCTGGACGACGCCTGGGGCTTCGTGCTCTGCCTGGTGTTCATCGCGGCCGTCGTGGCCGCGCTGTTCCGGACCGGCTCGATGACGTGGGTCGGCCACGCCGCGCAGCGGCACAAGAAGGTGCTGACACTGTCGTCGTTCGTCGTCGCCTTCCTGTTCCCGTTCACCCAGAACGGCTCGGACGCGAACATGTCGATCGCGACCCAGGTGCTGGTCTTCGCGGCCACCGCCATGGGCCTGAACATCGTGGTCGGCCTGGCCGGCCTGCTGGACCTCGGGTACATCGCGTTCCTCGGCTCCGGCGCGTACGTCGCGGCGATGCTGTCGAACTCGGCGTTCGCGACGATCGGCTGGACCCCGCCGTTCCTGGTCGTGGTCCTGGTCGGTGCCTGCGTGGCGGCGACCTTCGGCCTGATCATCGGTTCACCGACGCTGCGGGTCTCCGGCGACTACCTGGCGATCGTGACGCTGGGCTTCGGTGAGATCTTCCGGCTCGCGATGGCGAACCTGGACGGCAACAACGGGCCGAACCTGACCAACGGCCCGAACGGCATCCCGGGCATCCCCGACCTGCAGGTGGGTGGCTTCAACTTCGGCGACGAGCACAACATCGCCGGGATCGATCTCGGGCGCTTCTCGAACTACTACTTCCTGCTGCTGGTCCTGATCGGCGGCATCATCCTGGTCTTCGCCCGGCTGAACAACAGCCGGATCGGGCGGGGCTGGGTGGCGATCCGGGAGGACGAGAAGGCCGCCGAGGCGATGGGCGTGAACGTCTTCGGCCTGAAGCTGCTGGCGTTCGCGGTCGGCGCGTTCCTGGCCGGTCTGGCCGGCACGATCAAGGCGCACCAGGACGGAGCGGTCAGTCCCGACCAGTACGTCTTCCTGGAGTCGGCGTTTCTGCTGGCGGCCATCGTGCTCGGCGGTATGGGCACCATCGCCGGTGTGTTGCTCGGTGCAACGATCCTGAAGCTGCTGCCGGAGAAGCTGCGGTTCTTCTCGGAGTACCGGCTGCTGCTGTTCGGTCTGCTGCTGGTGCTGATGATGCGGTTCCGCCCCGAGGGCCTGGTGGCCAGCCGCAGACGGCAGTTGGAGTTCCACGAAGAGGACGAGGAGCTGGCCGTCGCGGTCGAGCAAGAACTCGTCGAGGAGGCGAAATGA
- a CDS encoding branched-chain amino acid ABC transporter permease, with protein sequence MTKWHDRTPLIAAGVVALLVWALVRRLVDPGYAFTPVVLIAGVVVGVGAAWLLARTGSGAERAKLLLTPSLQLAGGAVVLLEVLWVVYREILSSIEWPSAKQRIPFPQIDVVTGSALQLGGVTIQRSAVFTVGALIVCTAILWYFINRTRLGRGMLAVSQDPDTARLMGINVDRIIVVAFALGAVLAAVAGVSQGLQNNNIEFRMGFLAGLKAFTAAVLGGIGNIYGAVAGGLVLGVVEAMATQYIPGQFGGSTWKDVWAFVILILVLVFRPQGLLGARVVDRA encoded by the coding sequence GTGACGAAGTGGCACGACCGGACGCCGTTGATCGCCGCCGGTGTCGTCGCGCTGCTGGTCTGGGCCCTGGTCCGCCGGCTCGTCGACCCCGGCTACGCCTTCACGCCCGTCGTCCTGATCGCCGGCGTGGTCGTCGGCGTGGGCGCCGCCTGGCTGCTGGCCCGGACCGGGTCCGGTGCCGAGCGCGCGAAGCTCCTGCTGACGCCCTCGTTACAGCTGGCCGGCGGGGCCGTCGTCCTGCTCGAGGTCCTCTGGGTGGTCTACCGCGAGATCCTCAGCTCGATCGAGTGGCCGAGCGCGAAGCAGCGCATCCCGTTCCCGCAGATCGACGTGGTCACCGGGTCGGCGCTGCAGCTCGGGGGCGTGACGATCCAGCGGTCGGCGGTCTTCACCGTCGGCGCGCTGATCGTCTGCACCGCGATCCTGTGGTACTTCATCAACCGGACCCGGCTGGGCCGCGGCATGCTCGCGGTCTCGCAGGATCCCGACACCGCGCGCCTGATGGGCATCAACGTCGACCGGATCATCGTGGTCGCGTTCGCGCTCGGCGCCGTACTGGCCGCCGTCGCCGGTGTCTCGCAGGGTCTGCAGAACAACAACATCGAGTTCCGGATGGGCTTCCTGGCCGGTCTGAAGGCGTTCACCGCCGCGGTGCTCGGTGGGATCGGCAACATCTACGGTGCGGTCGCCGGTGGTCTGGTGCTCGGCGTCGTCGAGGCGATGGCCACCCAGTACATCCCCGGTCAGTTCGGTGGGAGTACCTGGAAGGACGTCTGGGCGTTCGTCATCCTGATTCTGGTACTGGTCTTCAGGCCGCAGGGCCTGCTCGGGGCGAGGGTGGTGGATCGCGCATGA
- a CDS encoding GNAT family N-acetyltransferase, translated as MAAAIEVRDARPDDAAALVTLWGEMSIGTGHQRALAAPTPASVRASIARLGKDPGARLVVGELDGHVSGMVYLRRTPISPLHVEETMTVEYLHVTDQARRHGLGKALVAEAAAWAEHENCPYLGVVAPPLAREANRFLARLGLGQAAVLRFAGTHTVRRRLAAEHAPNLLAMLSSRRSVIARRAQLGHRSDLTSPAEPESAGR; from the coding sequence GTGGCAGCTGCCATCGAGGTGCGCGACGCACGCCCCGACGATGCCGCTGCCCTGGTGACGCTGTGGGGTGAGATGTCGATCGGCACCGGTCACCAGCGTGCGCTGGCCGCACCGACGCCGGCGTCGGTGCGGGCCTCGATCGCCCGGCTCGGCAAGGATCCCGGGGCCCGGCTGGTGGTCGGCGAGCTCGACGGGCACGTCAGCGGGATGGTCTACCTGCGCCGTACGCCGATCTCCCCGCTGCACGTCGAGGAGACGATGACGGTCGAGTACCTGCACGTCACCGACCAGGCCCGGCGCCACGGACTGGGCAAGGCGCTGGTCGCCGAGGCCGCCGCGTGGGCCGAGCACGAGAACTGCCCGTACCTCGGTGTCGTCGCCCCACCGCTGGCCCGGGAGGCGAACCGGTTCCTCGCCCGCCTCGGACTCGGCCAGGCCGCCGTACTGCGGTTCGCCGGCACGCACACCGTCCGTCGCCGGCTCGCGGCCGAGCACGCGCCGAACCTGCTGGCGATGCTGTCGTCACGCCGTTCGGTGATCGCTCGCCGGGCCCAGCTCGGGCACCGGTCCGACCTCACTTCTCCGGCGGAGCCTGAATCAGCTGGCAGGTGA
- a CDS encoding DUF554 domain-containing protein produces MFIGIGTVVNVATVLVGSVLGVLIGHRLPGRTRDLVTDALGLVTLLIAVTSALTVGDAALSDAVGDSAPVLIVLGAMLIGGIAGSLLKIEQRLEGFGSWLQHRFSRGEGESTFVEGFVTSSMVFCVGPLTFLGALSDGLGRGADQLFLKAVLDGFASIAFAASLGWGVAASALVVLVIQGLMTAVGALLGDVLPEAHVTALGATGGLLLIGVALRLLKIKQVAVADLLPALIVAPLLVQLLVVVRN; encoded by the coding sequence TTGTTCATCGGAATCGGCACCGTCGTGAACGTCGCGACGGTTCTTGTCGGCTCGGTCCTCGGCGTCCTGATCGGGCACCGCCTGCCCGGCCGGACCCGCGACCTGGTCACCGACGCCCTCGGCCTGGTCACGCTGCTGATCGCGGTCACGTCGGCACTCACCGTCGGCGACGCGGCCCTCAGCGACGCGGTCGGCGACAGCGCCCCGGTGCTGATCGTACTCGGCGCGATGCTGATCGGCGGGATCGCCGGGTCGCTGCTGAAGATCGAGCAACGCCTGGAGGGCTTCGGCAGCTGGCTGCAGCACCGGTTCAGCCGCGGCGAGGGTGAGAGCACCTTCGTCGAAGGCTTCGTGACGTCGTCGATGGTGTTCTGCGTCGGCCCGCTGACGTTCCTGGGCGCGCTGTCCGACGGACTGGGCCGGGGCGCCGACCAGCTGTTCCTGAAGGCGGTGCTGGACGGCTTCGCCTCGATCGCCTTCGCCGCGTCGCTCGGCTGGGGCGTCGCGGCGTCGGCGCTCGTCGTACTGGTCATCCAGGGCCTGATGACGGCTGTGGGGGCCTTGCTCGGCGATGTGTTGCCGGAGGCCCATGTCACGGCCCTGGGCGCCACCGGTGGGCTGCTGCTGATCGGCGTGGCGTTGCGGCTGCTGAAGATCAAGCAGGTCGCCGTCGCCGACCTCCTGCCGGCCCTGATCGTCGCACCACTCCTCGTCCAGCTCCTGGTTGTCGTCCGCAACTGA
- the polA gene encoding DNA polymerase I, whose translation MGDSPRPRILLLDGHSLAYRAFFALPVENFSTTTGQHTNAVYGFTSMLINMLRDEQPTHICVAFDVSRKTFRSEQYTEYKAGRSKSPDEFKGQVSLVKEVLEALRIPTTEIDGWEADDIIATLATQADEQGFEVLISSGDRDSFQLINDNVTVLYPKRGVSEIARMDPAAVEAKYGIPPRLYPDLAALVGEKSDNLPGVPGVGDKTAAKWLNQFGSLNDVIDRVNEIKGKAGESLREHLSDVIRNRQINELVRDLSLDVAVDDLVRHPWDRDKVHTLFDSLEFRVLRERLVAEHEQVEETIEEGFDLEGTQLKPGEVAAWIKEHVSTGARTGVAVQGTWGRGTGEITGLALATSTGAAAWFDPAALTPDDDAAWQAWLADAAQPKALHDAKGPLLGFLERGWTLAGLTSDTQLSAYLARPDQRSYDLSDLTVRYLKRELRTEEADNGQLSFDDVEGGPAADATMLRARAIADLADTLDAELEKQAGTALLADVELPLIDVIAAMERDGIAVDRPYLEQLEERFATGVRDAAASAYEVIGKEINLGSPKQLQVVLFDELQMPKTKRTKTGYTTDADSLQSLFEKTEHPFLAYLLAHRDATRLRQTVEGLLKTISPKDARIHTTFNQTIAATGRLSSTDPNLQNIPIRTEEGRRIREAFVVGEGFEALMSADYSQIEMRIMAHVSEDEGLISAFNSGEDFHSVTAARVFSVEAGDVTQEQRAKIKAMNYGLAYGLSAYGLSQQLKIGVDEAKGLMDEYFERFGGVRDYLRSIVLEAGKSGYTETILGRRRYLPDLTSDNRQRREMAERMALNAPIQGSAADVIKLAMLKVDTALRASGLKSRMLLQVHDELVFEIAPGEREPLETLVRQNMGAAVDMAVPLDVSVGVGRTWHEAAH comes from the coding sequence GTGGGCGACTCGCCCCGGCCGCGGATCCTGCTGCTGGACGGGCACTCGCTCGCGTACCGGGCGTTCTTCGCGCTGCCGGTGGAGAACTTCTCCACCACCACAGGTCAGCACACCAACGCGGTGTACGGGTTCACCTCGATGCTGATCAACATGCTGCGCGACGAGCAGCCGACGCACATCTGCGTGGCCTTCGACGTGTCCCGCAAGACCTTCCGCTCCGAGCAGTACACGGAGTACAAGGCCGGCCGGTCGAAGTCCCCGGACGAGTTCAAGGGGCAGGTCTCGCTGGTCAAGGAGGTGCTGGAGGCGCTCCGCATCCCGACCACCGAGATCGACGGCTGGGAGGCCGACGACATCATCGCCACGCTCGCGACGCAGGCCGACGAGCAGGGCTTCGAGGTGCTGATCAGCTCCGGCGACCGCGACTCCTTCCAGCTGATCAACGACAACGTCACGGTGCTGTACCCCAAGCGTGGGGTTTCCGAGATCGCCCGGATGGACCCGGCCGCGGTCGAGGCGAAGTACGGCATCCCCCCGCGGCTGTACCCCGATCTCGCCGCCCTGGTCGGCGAGAAGAGCGACAACCTGCCCGGCGTACCGGGCGTCGGTGACAAGACCGCGGCGAAGTGGCTGAACCAGTTCGGTTCGCTGAACGACGTGATCGACCGGGTCAACGAGATCAAGGGCAAGGCGGGCGAGTCGCTGCGCGAGCACCTGTCCGACGTGATCCGGAACCGGCAGATCAACGAGCTGGTCCGCGACTTGTCGCTGGACGTGGCCGTCGACGACCTGGTCCGGCACCCGTGGGACCGCGACAAGGTGCACACGCTGTTCGACAGCCTGGAGTTCCGGGTGCTGCGCGAACGCTTGGTCGCCGAGCACGAGCAGGTCGAGGAGACGATCGAGGAAGGCTTCGACCTCGAGGGCACGCAACTGAAGCCGGGCGAGGTCGCGGCCTGGATCAAGGAGCACGTGTCGACCGGTGCGCGGACCGGCGTCGCGGTGCAGGGGACGTGGGGTCGGGGGACCGGTGAGATCACCGGGCTCGCGCTGGCGACGTCGACCGGTGCCGCGGCCTGGTTCGACCCGGCGGCGCTGACGCCCGACGACGACGCGGCCTGGCAGGCCTGGCTCGCGGACGCGGCGCAGCCGAAGGCGCTGCACGACGCGAAGGGTCCGCTGCTCGGGTTCCTGGAGCGCGGCTGGACGCTGGCCGGGTTGACCTCCGACACCCAGCTGAGCGCGTACCTGGCCCGTCCGGACCAGCGGTCGTACGACCTGTCCGACCTGACCGTGCGGTACCTCAAGCGTGAGCTGCGCACCGAGGAGGCCGACAACGGTCAGCTCAGCTTCGACGACGTCGAGGGCGGCCCGGCCGCCGACGCGACGATGCTGCGCGCCCGCGCGATCGCGGACCTCGCCGACACGCTCGACGCCGAGCTCGAGAAGCAGGCCGGTACGGCGTTGCTGGCCGACGTCGAGCTGCCGCTGATCGACGTGATCGCCGCGATGGAGCGGGACGGGATCGCGGTCGACCGGCCGTACCTGGAGCAGCTCGAGGAGCGGTTCGCGACCGGTGTCCGGGACGCGGCGGCCTCGGCGTACGAGGTGATCGGGAAGGAGATCAACCTCGGGTCGCCCAAGCAGCTGCAGGTGGTGCTGTTCGACGAGCTGCAGATGCCGAAGACCAAGCGCACCAAGACCGGGTACACGACCGACGCGGACTCGCTGCAGTCGCTGTTCGAGAAGACCGAGCACCCGTTCCTGGCGTACCTGCTCGCGCACCGGGACGCGACCCGGCTGCGGCAGACCGTCGAAGGGCTGCTGAAGACGATCAGCCCGAAGGACGCCCGGATCCACACCACGTTCAACCAGACGATCGCGGCGACCGGGCGGCTCAGCTCGACCGACCCGAACCTGCAGAACATCCCGATCCGGACCGAGGAGGGCCGCCGGATCCGCGAGGCGTTCGTCGTCGGCGAGGGCTTCGAGGCCCTGATGTCGGCCGACTACAGCCAGATCGAGATGCGGATCATGGCGCACGTGTCGGAGGACGAGGGGCTGATCTCGGCGTTCAACTCCGGCGAGGACTTCCACTCCGTCACCGCCGCCCGGGTGTTCTCGGTCGAGGCCGGCGACGTGACGCAGGAGCAGCGCGCCAAGATCAAGGCGATGAACTACGGACTGGCGTACGGGCTGTCGGCGTACGGGTTGAGCCAGCAGCTGAAGATCGGCGTGGACGAGGCCAAGGGCCTGATGGACGAGTACTTCGAGCGCTTCGGTGGGGTGCGGGACTACCTGCGCAGCATCGTGCTCGAGGCCGGCAAGAGCGGGTACACCGAAACCATCCTCGGTCGCCGCCGCTACCTGCCCGACCTGACCAGCGACAACCGCCAGCGCCGCGAGATGGCCGAGCGAATGGCCCTGAACGCACCGATCCAGGGCTCGGCCGCCGACGTCATCAAACTGGCGATGCTCAAGGTCGACACCGCCCTGCGCGCCTCCGGCCTCAAGTCCCGGATGCTCCTCCAGGTCCACGACGAACTGGTCTTCGAGATCGCCCCCGGCGAACGCGAACCCCTCGAAACCCTGGTCCGCCAGAACATGGGCGCCGCGGTCGACATGGCCGTCCCGCTGGACGTCTCGGTCGGCGTAGGCCGCACCTGGCACGAAGCAGCCCACTAG
- a CDS encoding ABC transporter ATP-binding protein: protein MTAMLEVRDLEVAYGKIVAVKKISFSVEQGQVVSLIGTNGAGKTTTLRTISGLLRPTAGEILFQGQRIDDVPAHDIVTMGLAHSPEGRRIFPRLSVEENLLLGAFTRNDQSAIRTDLEAAYALFPILGERRKQPAGTFSGGEQQMLAMGRAMMSRPKLLMLDEPSMGLSPIMMKRIMTTVTELQKQGTTILLVEQNAQAALKRADYGYVLEVGKIVVQGTGRELLVNDDVRKAYLGED, encoded by the coding sequence ATGACCGCGATGCTAGAGGTCCGCGACCTCGAGGTTGCCTACGGCAAGATCGTCGCGGTGAAGAAGATCAGCTTCTCCGTCGAGCAGGGGCAGGTGGTGTCGCTGATCGGCACCAACGGCGCCGGCAAGACGACCACGCTGCGGACGATCTCGGGGCTGCTGCGCCCGACGGCGGGCGAGATCCTGTTCCAGGGTCAGCGGATCGACGACGTACCGGCCCACGACATCGTCACGATGGGGCTGGCGCACTCGCCCGAGGGCCGGCGGATCTTCCCCCGGCTGTCGGTCGAGGAGAACCTGCTGCTCGGCGCGTTCACCCGCAACGACCAGTCGGCGATCCGGACCGACCTCGAGGCGGCGTACGCGCTGTTCCCGATCCTGGGGGAGCGGCGCAAGCAGCCGGCCGGGACGTTCTCCGGTGGTGAGCAGCAGATGCTGGCGATGGGCCGGGCGATGATGAGCCGTCCCAAGCTGCTGATGCTCGACGAGCCGTCGATGGGCCTGTCGCCGATCATGATGAAGCGGATCATGACGACCGTCACCGAGCTGCAGAAGCAGGGCACCACGATCCTGCTGGTCGAGCAGAACGCCCAGGCGGCGCTCAAGCGCGCCGACTACGGCTACGTCCTGGAGGTCGGCAAGATCGTCGTCCAGGGCACCGGCCGCGAGCTCCTGGTCAACGACGACGTCCGCAAGGCGTACCTCGGCGAGGACTGA
- a CDS encoding ABC transporter substrate-binding protein, with the protein MHQRSVVRVGASLIVASLALTACGSRSDDNGGGGSGDATKTAKIGVIAPLSGDLSALGLGIQHSVELAVKQANDSGAVPGWKFEVSAKDDEGKTDPAKNAATALAGDKDVIGVVGTLNTSTSLQVQPVLAPKNIAQVSPANTGPALTQGADWQKSPKRPYPTYFRTCTTDAVQGPFAARYLYNTAKITKVATIHDKKAYGQGLVGTFTEEFKKLGGQVTSAETITADESNFSAVVSAIKPSAPQAVYYGGEYPQAGPLSQQMKAAGLNVPLMGGDGIFDPKYIQLGGKTSTSDLATSVGAPTDALPSAKKFVEDYKAGNYPEPYGAYGGYSYDAANALIAALKESLKDATDVESARPKTVEALGKVSFEGVTGKVAFDQYGDTTSKVLTVYKVDAGKWATVETKDFEAN; encoded by the coding sequence GTGCACCAGCGTTCCGTAGTACGGGTCGGCGCGTCGCTGATCGTTGCGTCGTTGGCCCTGACTGCCTGCGGTTCACGCAGTGACGACAACGGTGGCGGGGGCTCCGGCGACGCGACCAAGACGGCCAAGATCGGCGTGATCGCGCCGCTGTCGGGCGACCTGTCGGCGCTTGGTCTGGGTATCCAGCACTCGGTCGAGCTGGCCGTGAAGCAGGCCAACGACTCCGGCGCCGTTCCGGGCTGGAAGTTCGAGGTCTCGGCCAAGGACGACGAGGGCAAGACGGACCCGGCCAAGAACGCGGCCACCGCGCTCGCCGGTGACAAGGACGTGATCGGTGTCGTCGGCACCCTGAACACCAGCACGAGCCTGCAGGTTCAGCCGGTGCTCGCGCCGAAGAACATCGCCCAGGTCTCGCCGGCCAACACCGGCCCCGCCCTGACCCAGGGTGCGGACTGGCAGAAGAGCCCGAAGCGGCCGTACCCGACGTACTTCCGCACCTGCACCACGGACGCCGTCCAGGGTCCGTTCGCGGCGCGCTACCTGTACAACACCGCGAAGATCACCAAGGTCGCGACGATCCACGACAAGAAGGCGTACGGCCAGGGTCTGGTCGGCACCTTCACCGAGGAGTTCAAGAAGCTCGGCGGTCAGGTCACCTCGGCCGAGACGATCACCGCCGACGAGAGCAACTTCTCCGCCGTCGTCTCGGCGATCAAGCCGTCCGCCCCGCAGGCGGTCTACTACGGCGGTGAGTACCCGCAGGCCGGGCCGCTGTCGCAGCAGATGAAGGCGGCCGGTCTGAACGTCCCGCTGATGGGCGGCGACGGCATCTTCGACCCGAAGTACATCCAGCTCGGTGGCAAGACCTCCACCAGCGACCTGGCCACCTCGGTCGGCGCGCCGACCGACGCGCTGCCGTCGGCGAAGAAGTTCGTCGAGGACTACAAGGCGGGGAACTACCCGGAGCCGTACGGTGCGTACGGCGGCTACTCCTACGACGCGGCCAACGCGCTCATCGCCGCCCTGAAGGAGTCCCTGAAGGACGCCACCGACGTCGAGTCGGCCCGTCCGAAGACCGTCGAGGCGCTCGGCAAGGTCTCCTTCGAAGGTGTGACCGGCAAGGTCGCCTTCGACCAGTACGGCGACACCACCTCCAAGGTGCTGACCGTCTACAAGGTCGACGCCGGTAAGTGGGCGACCGTGGAGACCAAGGACTTCGAAGCAAACTAG
- a CDS encoding hotdog fold thioesterase: protein MDVEGTLLSAMGIAVSEASPERVVATMPVKGNTQPYGLLHGGASCVLAESLGSIGSALHAAQYGKVAVGVDINATHHRAVRDGVVTGVATPIYLGRTTTSYEIVVTDERDKRVCTARITCQLIQAPPEK, encoded by the coding sequence ATGGACGTCGAGGGCACTTTGCTCAGCGCGATGGGCATCGCGGTCAGCGAGGCGTCGCCCGAGCGGGTCGTGGCGACGATGCCGGTCAAGGGCAACACCCAGCCGTACGGGCTGCTGCACGGCGGCGCGTCCTGCGTGCTCGCCGAGAGCCTCGGGTCGATCGGGTCCGCCCTGCACGCGGCGCAGTACGGAAAGGTCGCGGTCGGCGTCGACATCAACGCGACCCACCACCGGGCCGTCCGGGACGGCGTCGTGACCGGTGTGGCCACGCCGATCTACCTGGGCCGCACCACCACGTCGTACGAGATCGTCGTCACCGACGAGCGGGACAAGCGGGTCTGCACCGCGCGGATCACCTGCCAGCTGATTCAGGCTCCGCCGGAGAAGTGA